The window GCATCATTTTCGACAAAAACATCAAGCTTTGTTTTTTCTTTTATTAATCGAGTAAGTTCAAAATCGCGCCAGTTAGGGAAATTAGGAGAAAATCTAATTATCCCTTTATCTCTATCAATTGACCCAGGAGAACCTATACCAATTGCATCAATTTTAGTATCATTGGATAAAGCTTTAATAACTTTAACGATATTTTCTACTATTCTGTCATTACCTTTCTCAACTTCTGTAGGATTTGACATCTTTTTTATTATACCTTTTTCTTCGTCCACCAATCCCCCTTTTATCTGTGTCCCTCCTAAATCTATACCTACAACTACCATTTTCTCACTCCTTGAACTAACTATTCTATTTATACTAGAAATATGATATTGCCAATATATTATACCAGATGGTACAATTAATAAGATAATAAAAAGTAAAATTACATTTAGAACACATTAAAATCGAACAGTAAATAAAAATCCGGGAGGAAAAAACGTGATTTATGCTATTATTGTTGCAGGTGGAGTGGGTAATAGAGCTGGGTTTAATCTTCCAAAACAATTTGTTAGGTTAAATGGAAAAACAATTTTGAAAATGACTGTTGAAAAATTTCAAAATTCAGAATTAATAGATAAATTTATAATTGTATCTCATAAAGATTTTTTTAAACAAACTGAAGAAGAAGTTAAAAGATTTTCTAAGTTTGAAAAAATTATAGTTGGGGGAGAGAGTAGGCAAAAAAGTGTATTTAACGGCCTTTTGTATTTAGCTAAAAAGAATAAAAAACCTAAAATTGTTTGCATTCATGATGCAGTAAGACCATTCGTAGAAATAAGAAAAA of the Petrotoga sp. 9PW.55.5.1 genome contains:
- the ispD gene encoding 2-C-methyl-D-erythritol 4-phosphate cytidylyltransferase, whose product is MIYAIIVAGGVGNRAGFNLPKQFVRLNGKTILKMTVEKFQNSELIDKFIIVSHKDFFKQTEEEVKRFSKFEKIIVGGESRQKSVFNGLLYLAKKNKKPKIVCIHDAVRPFVEIRKIDECINKAKETGGAILAEKAENTVSQVSNQNIEKIFKRSQIFLHHTPQSFDFEKLLESYEKAKTLLSSFTDDASIFLYAGFQVTIVEDYKNNIKLTTKGDFEWAESFLRHKGLK